In a single window of the uncultured Pseudodesulfovibrio sp. genome:
- a CDS encoding YitT family protein, which translates to MKWQLRSFTDSLGWNIFLMTLGAVVYVLGYNGIAAHHDFVPGALYGFAVVGNNAVPALSLSRWYVLLNVPVFFLAWKGVSKRFFFLNLYSMLVVAVLTAYVRCDFGIQADVYSAIAAGALMGAGSGLILRTYGGGGGLDVLAVILNRKYGMRIGVFFFLVNALVMCTALNRFSPDTIVASLVMLFISSVVTEYVLSLFNQRKAVRILTRKGNEVALALTNVRKQHATVFSGKSGHSGNNVDMILSITDRLRLRSLEKDVFAIDPAAIIVIENTFSVIGGHVGPRKNY; encoded by the coding sequence ATGAAATGGCAACTACGCTCGTTCACGGACTCACTGGGGTGGAACATATTTCTGATGACGCTGGGGGCGGTCGTGTACGTCCTCGGCTACAACGGCATCGCCGCGCACCATGATTTCGTTCCGGGTGCGCTTTATGGTTTTGCCGTGGTGGGCAACAACGCCGTGCCGGCACTCTCCCTGTCGCGCTGGTATGTGCTCCTGAATGTGCCGGTGTTCTTCCTAGCCTGGAAGGGAGTGAGCAAAAGATTCTTTTTCCTCAACCTCTACAGCATGCTGGTCGTCGCCGTACTGACGGCCTACGTGCGGTGCGACTTCGGGATTCAGGCGGATGTTTACTCGGCCATCGCGGCCGGGGCTCTCATGGGCGCCGGGTCCGGACTCATCCTGCGCACGTATGGCGGAGGGGGAGGACTGGACGTCCTGGCCGTGATCCTGAACAGAAAATACGGGATGCGGATCGGCGTCTTCTTTTTTCTGGTCAATGCACTGGTCATGTGCACCGCCCTCAACCGATTCAGCCCGGACACCATCGTCGCCTCGCTGGTGATGCTGTTCATCAGCTCCGTGGTCACGGAATACGTCCTTTCCCTTTTCAACCAACGCAAGGCGGTCCGCATACTGACCCGCAAGGGGAACGAGGTCGCCCTGGCCCTGACCAACGTTCGCAAGCAGCACGCAACGGTTTTTTCCGGCAAGAGCGGCCACTCCGGCAACAATGTGGACATGATCCTTTCGATCACCGACAGATTGCGCCTGCGTTCGCTGGAAAAGGATGTTTTCGCCATCGACCCGGCGGCGATCATCGTTATCGAGAACACCTTCAGTGTCATCGGAGGCCATGTGGGGCCCCGCAAAAATTATTAA
- the ureG gene encoding urease accessory protein UreG, translating to MSQALRLGIGGPVGSGKTALIEQLCHALRDDYEIAVVTNDIYTREDAEFLTRRAALPPERIRGVETGGCPHTAIREDASANLAAVEELCTEFPDLQLVMVESGGDNLSASFSPELADLAIYVIDVSAGDKIPRKGGPGITRTDLLVINKTDLAPLVGASLDVMARDAEAQRGDKPFVFSNMKTREGLDAIIAFIKKAGMLDK from the coding sequence ATGTCGCAAGCTTTACGTCTCGGAATCGGCGGCCCGGTCGGGTCCGGCAAGACCGCCCTTATCGAACAACTCTGCCACGCCCTGCGCGACGACTATGAGATCGCCGTGGTCACCAACGACATCTACACCCGTGAGGACGCCGAATTTCTCACCCGGCGAGCGGCCCTGCCGCCCGAGCGCATCCGGGGCGTGGAAACCGGTGGCTGCCCGCACACGGCCATCCGCGAGGACGCCTCGGCCAACCTGGCGGCGGTCGAGGAGTTGTGTACCGAGTTCCCGGACCTGCAACTGGTCATGGTCGAATCCGGCGGCGACAACCTGAGCGCCTCCTTCAGCCCGGAACTGGCCGACCTGGCGATCTACGTCATCGACGTGTCGGCCGGGGACAAGATCCCGCGCAAGGGCGGCCCCGGCATCACCCGCACGGACCTGCTGGTCATCAACAAGACCGACCTGGCCCCTCTGGTCGGCGCTTCTCTCGATGTCATGGCCAGAGACGCCGAAGCGCAGCGCGGTGACAAGCCGTTCGTCTTCAGCAACATGAAAACGAGGGAAGGACTGGATGCCATCATAGCCTTCATCAAAAAGGCCGGGATGTTGGACAAATAG
- a CDS encoding urease accessory protein UreF yields the protein MIVSPQLLRLMQLASPALPVGTFAYSQGLETGADMGVQDEAAASSWIFGVMEHGLARLDLPILARTHGAWLDDDLTRVEHWSARLLASRETAELREEERQTGAALARLLRDLGLDDAVPWIQSPKRTYGAMFGLAGARWSIRADALCAAYAYAWAENQVAAAIKLLPMGQTGGQRILSLATERIPDLVAEALNLNDDAVGSTAPGQVMASALHETQRTRLFRS from the coding sequence GTGATCGTCTCGCCGCAACTGCTCCGGCTCATGCAGCTGGCCAGCCCGGCCCTGCCTGTGGGGACTTTTGCCTACTCACAAGGGTTGGAGACCGGCGCGGACATGGGCGTGCAGGACGAGGCCGCCGCGTCGTCCTGGATATTCGGGGTCATGGAGCACGGCCTGGCCCGCCTGGATCTGCCGATTCTGGCCCGCACGCATGGCGCCTGGCTGGACGACGACCTGACAAGGGTTGAGCACTGGTCCGCCCGCCTGCTGGCTTCGCGGGAGACCGCCGAACTGCGCGAGGAAGAACGGCAGACCGGGGCGGCTCTCGCCCGTCTTCTGCGCGACCTCGGATTGGATGATGCGGTGCCGTGGATACAATCTCCCAAACGGACCTACGGCGCCATGTTTGGCCTGGCCGGAGCCCGCTGGTCCATCCGGGCGGACGCCCTCTGCGCCGCCTATGCCTATGCCTGGGCCGAAAACCAGGTGGCCGCGGCCATCAAGCTGCTGCCCATGGGGCAGACCGGCGGCCAGCGCATTCTCTCCCTGGCAACCGAACGCATACCCGATCTGGTTGCCGAGGCACTGAACCTCAACGACGACGCCGTGGGCAGTACGGCTCCGGGCCAGGTCATGGCCTCGGCTCTGCACGAAACACAACGTACGAGGCTGTTCCGCTCCTGA
- the ureE gene encoding urease accessory protein UreE, with the protein MLKIEQLFAVPSGKIDDILALPHVLRERSRQLARLDSGREVGLFLPRGTVLRDGDTLLAEDGTCILVRATDEPLSEATFSDGLAMARACFHLGNRHVPLEISEGRLRYIHDPVVDDMLRSMGFTVGSLMAPFHPEAGAYHMPEIRLGCEPKPVEKRQ; encoded by the coding sequence ATGTTGAAGATAGAACAACTGTTTGCCGTCCCGAGCGGCAAAATCGACGACATCCTGGCCCTCCCGCACGTCCTGCGGGAGCGGTCCAGACAACTCGCCCGACTGGACTCCGGCCGCGAGGTCGGGTTGTTCCTGCCCCGGGGAACGGTGTTGCGCGACGGCGACACCCTTTTGGCCGAAGACGGCACTTGCATCCTGGTCAGGGCAACGGATGAACCGCTGTCTGAAGCAACGTTTTCGGACGGACTGGCCATGGCCAGGGCGTGCTTCCACCTGGGCAACCGCCATGTTCCCCTGGAGATCAGCGAAGGCAGGCTGCGCTACATCCACGATCCCGTGGTGGACGACATGCTCCGCTCCATGGGATTCACGGTCGGCTCCCTCATGGCCCCCTTCCATCCCGAGGCCGGGGCCTACCACATGCCGGAGATCCGCCTGGGCTGCGAACCGAAACCGGTGGAGAAACGCCAGTGA
- the ureC gene encoding urease subunit alpha → MRTIDRKTYGDMFGPTVGDRVRLGDTDLIIEVEKDHAIYGEEVKFGGGKVLRDGMGQSQATNDVAVDCVITNALILDHWGIVKADIGLKNGRIHAIGKAGNPDTQPGVDIVVGPGTEAIAGEGLIATAGGIDSHIHFICPQQVEDALMSGVTTMLGGGTGPAAGTNATTCTPGPWNIMRMLQASEGLPMNLGWLGKGNASLPGALDEQLEAGAMGLKLHEDWGTTPAAIDNCLDVAERYDVQVAIHTDTLNESGFVENTLAAFKGRTIHAYHTEGAGGGHAPDIIKACGAQNVLPSSTNPTRPYTVNTADEHLDMLMVCHHLDASIPEDIAFAESRIRRETIAAEDILHDLGAFSMIASDSQAMGRVGEVITRTWQTAHKMKVQRGPLAEDSDRNDNFRAKRYIAKYTINPALAHGIQHEVGSLEPGKMADIVLWKPAFFGAKPDMVIKGGVIVAAPMGDPNASIPTPQPVHYRPMFGAFGQALTATSLTFVSNAAFDLGIGAKYGLKKRLSPVAGSRAVQKKDMIHNGFTPMIEVDPQTYEVRANGELLTCEPATVLPLAQKYFLF, encoded by the coding sequence ATGAGAACCATCGACAGAAAGACGTACGGAGACATGTTCGGTCCCACGGTCGGCGACCGCGTCCGGCTGGGCGACACCGACCTGATCATCGAGGTCGAGAAGGACCACGCCATCTACGGCGAGGAAGTCAAGTTCGGCGGCGGCAAGGTCCTGCGCGACGGCATGGGCCAGTCCCAGGCGACCAACGACGTGGCCGTGGACTGCGTCATCACCAACGCCCTGATCCTCGACCACTGGGGCATCGTCAAGGCGGACATCGGGCTTAAGAACGGCCGCATCCACGCCATCGGCAAGGCGGGCAACCCGGATACCCAGCCCGGCGTGGACATCGTGGTCGGCCCCGGCACCGAGGCCATCGCGGGCGAAGGGCTGATCGCCACGGCGGGCGGCATCGACTCCCACATCCATTTCATCTGCCCCCAGCAGGTCGAGGACGCGCTCATGTCCGGCGTGACCACCATGCTCGGCGGCGGCACCGGCCCGGCAGCAGGCACCAACGCAACCACCTGCACCCCCGGCCCGTGGAACATCATGCGCATGCTCCAGGCCTCCGAAGGGCTGCCCATGAACCTGGGCTGGCTGGGCAAGGGCAACGCGTCCCTGCCCGGGGCTCTCGACGAACAGCTCGAGGCCGGGGCCATGGGCCTCAAGCTCCACGAGGACTGGGGCACCACTCCGGCCGCCATCGACAACTGCCTGGATGTGGCCGAGCGGTACGACGTCCAGGTGGCCATCCACACCGACACCCTGAACGAGTCGGGCTTCGTGGAGAATACGCTGGCCGCGTTCAAGGGCAGGACCATCCACGCCTATCACACCGAAGGCGCGGGCGGCGGCCATGCCCCGGACATCATCAAGGCGTGCGGCGCGCAGAACGTGCTGCCGTCCTCCACCAACCCGACCCGGCCCTACACCGTGAACACGGCCGACGAGCACCTGGACATGCTCATGGTCTGCCATCACCTGGACGCCTCCATCCCCGAGGACATCGCCTTCGCCGAATCGCGCATCCGGCGCGAGACCATCGCGGCCGAGGACATCCTGCACGACCTCGGGGCGTTCTCCATGATCGCCTCGGATTCCCAGGCCATGGGGCGTGTGGGCGAGGTCATCACCCGCACCTGGCAGACCGCGCACAAGATGAAGGTCCAGCGCGGCCCGCTGGCCGAGGACTCGGACCGCAACGACAACTTCCGGGCCAAACGGTACATTGCCAAGTACACCATCAACCCGGCCCTGGCTCACGGTATCCAGCATGAGGTGGGTTCCCTGGAACCAGGCAAAATGGCCGACATCGTGCTCTGGAAACCCGCCTTTTTCGGGGCCAAGCCGGACATGGTCATCAAGGGCGGCGTGATCGTGGCCGCGCCCATGGGCGACCCCAACGCATCCATCCCCACGCCGCAGCCGGTCCACTACCGGCCCATGTTCGGCGCGTTCGGACAGGCTCTGACCGCGACCTCCCTGACCTTCGTCTCCAATGCAGCGTTCGACCTTGGGATCGGCGCGAAATACGGCCTGAAAAAACGGCTCTCGCCCGTGGCCGGTTCCCGCGCCGTGCAAAAGAAGGACATGATCCACAACGGGTTCACCCCCATGATCGAGGTGGACCCACAGACCTATGAAGTGCGCGCCAACGGCGAGCTGCTGACCTGCGAACCGGCAACGGTCCTCCCGCTCGCGCAGAAGTACTTCCTGTTCTAG
- a CDS encoding urease subunit beta, whose protein sequence is MIPGEILYAEGDIELNGGRETVTVTVANTGDRPIQVGSHYHFFETNEALSFDRETALGFRLNIPAGTAVRFEPGQSRDVELVALAGNREVYGFNAKTMGKLD, encoded by the coding sequence ATGATACCCGGAGAAATCCTCTACGCCGAGGGCGACATCGAACTGAACGGCGGCCGTGAGACCGTCACCGTGACCGTAGCCAACACCGGCGACCGGCCCATCCAGGTCGGCTCGCATTACCATTTTTTTGAGACCAACGAGGCTCTGTCCTTTGACCGCGAAACGGCGCTGGGCTTCAGGCTGAACATCCCGGCGGGCACGGCTGTCCGCTTCGAACCGGGCCAGAGCCGCGATGTGGAGCTGGTGGCCCTGGCGGGCAATCGGGAAGTGTACGGATTCAACGCCAAGACCATGGGCAAACTGGATTAG
- the ureA gene encoding urease subunit gamma: MKLTPREKDKLLIFCAGMLATQRKERGLKLNYPESMAYIASAILEGAREGRTVAELMDYGTTLLTRDDVMEGIPEMIHEVQVEATFPDGTKLVTVHNPIQ, from the coding sequence ATGAAGCTCACACCGAGAGAAAAGGACAAACTGTTGATCTTCTGCGCCGGGATGCTGGCCACCCAACGCAAGGAGCGGGGCCTCAAGCTCAACTACCCTGAGTCCATGGCCTACATCGCGTCGGCCATCCTGGAAGGGGCCCGCGAAGGCCGGACCGTGGCCGAACTGATGGACTACGGGACCACCCTGCTGACCCGCGACGACGTCATGGAGGGCATCCCCGAAATGATCCACGAGGTCCAGGTGGAGGCCACTTTCCCCGACGGCACCAAACTGGTCACCGTCCACAACCCCATCCAGTGA
- a CDS encoding urease accessory protein UreD, protein MVSSNVDTGHDRARSRGWEAELGLEFASSHGRTVLARRHSGPLTVQRPFYPEGDAVCHVYALHPPGGVVGGDRLRFDVRARENAHGLVTTPAAGKFYRSAGPLAVQEQCLRVDAGGALDWLPLETIVYPGANARLETRVDLAGDACFFGWEVVCLGLPASGAPFDHGHFTQSFEVYRDGDPVLLERARYQGGSALLTEPWGLNGFTVFGTLIGTVDSAPLAEMIREQARESAATERFSLTCVDGLTVCRVMGDNAFKVRDLLAAAWSAMRTDRLGRDACPPRVWNT, encoded by the coding sequence ATGGTAAGCAGCAACGTCGATACAGGCCATGACAGGGCCCGATCCCGTGGATGGGAGGCCGAACTCGGACTTGAGTTCGCCTCCTCTCACGGGAGGACCGTCCTGGCCCGCAGGCACAGCGGCCCCCTGACCGTGCAGCGCCCCTTCTACCCGGAGGGGGACGCGGTCTGCCACGTCTACGCCCTGCACCCCCCGGGGGGCGTGGTCGGCGGGGACAGGCTGCGATTCGACGTCCGGGCCAGGGAGAATGCCCACGGTCTGGTGACCACGCCTGCAGCGGGCAAGTTCTACCGTTCCGCCGGTCCGCTGGCGGTCCAGGAACAATGCCTTCGCGTGGACGCTGGCGGAGCCCTGGACTGGCTCCCCCTGGAGACCATCGTCTACCCCGGAGCCAACGCACGGCTCGAAACCCGGGTGGACCTTGCCGGTGACGCCTGTTTTTTCGGATGGGAAGTGGTCTGCCTCGGCCTGCCCGCCTCGGGAGCGCCCTTTGACCACGGCCATTTCACCCAATCTTTCGAGGTCTACCGGGACGGCGACCCCGTGCTCCTCGAACGCGCCCGCTACCAGGGCGGGTCGGCGCTGCTCACCGAGCCGTGGGGTCTTAACGGCTTCACCGTGTTCGGCACCCTGATCGGGACCGTGGACAGCGCCCCCCTTGCCGAAATGATCCGGGAACAGGCCCGGGAATCGGCGGCAACCGAACGTTTTTCACTGACCTGCGTGGACGGGCTGACCGTATGCCGCGTCATGGGCGACAACGCCTTCAAGGTCCGCGACCTGCTGGCCGCGGCCTGGAGCGCCATGCGAACGGACCGGCTCGGACGGGACGCGTGTCCTCCCAGAGTTTGGAATACTTAG